In a genomic window of Lacrimispora sp. BS-2:
- a CDS encoding glycosyltransferase family 2 protein — MGKTLSVVVSCYNEELALNQFYQETARILNKLIWDYELIFVNDGSQDGTMKILDDLSRLDKKVKVISFSRNFGHEAAMIAGLDYSSGDGVVCMDADLQHPPQYLPEIVGKFEDGYDVINMVRTKNESAGWFKNFASSAFYHLINVLSDVKFEPNASDFFAISGRAGKVLKDNYREKVRFLRGYVQNIGFNRTTIEYEAGVRVAGESKYSIKKLMVFSLNTIMCFSNLPLKLGIYAGCGAGVLGIIMMIYTIWSWARVGTPNGYATTIVLICFMFAVLFLIVGIIGNYIAILFAELKDRPIYIVGETKNFSE, encoded by the coding sequence ATGGGAAAAACATTATCGGTCGTGGTATCATGCTACAATGAGGAGCTGGCTCTAAACCAGTTCTATCAGGAAACGGCCAGAATTTTAAATAAACTGATCTGGGACTATGAACTGATTTTCGTCAATGACGGAAGCCAGGATGGCACCATGAAGATTCTTGACGACTTGTCCAGGCTGGATAAAAAGGTAAAGGTAATCAGCTTTTCCAGAAACTTCGGCCATGAGGCGGCCATGATTGCCGGTTTGGATTACAGCAGTGGAGATGGAGTCGTCTGCATGGATGCGGATTTACAGCATCCTCCCCAATATTTGCCGGAAATCGTCGGAAAGTTTGAGGACGGCTATGATGTTATCAATATGGTGCGTACAAAAAATGAGTCCGCAGGGTGGTTTAAGAATTTTGCTTCTTCTGCCTTTTACCATTTGATCAACGTACTTTCTGATGTGAAATTTGAGCCAAATGCTTCTGATTTTTTTGCGATATCCGGGCGGGCCGGCAAGGTACTGAAGGACAATTACAGGGAAAAGGTCCGCTTCCTGCGCGGGTATGTGCAAAACATCGGTTTTAACCGGACAACCATTGAATATGAGGCAGGAGTCAGGGTAGCAGGAGAAAGCAAATACAGCATCAAAAAGCTGATGGTCTTTTCCTTAAATACCATCATGTGCTTTTCCAACCTGCCTCTGAAGCTTGGAATCTATGCAGGGTGCGGCGCAGGCGTTCTGGGGATCATCATGATGATTTACACCATATGGAGCTGGGCAAGGGTAGGGACGCCAAACGGGTATGCCACCACTATTGTACTGATCTGCTTTATGTTTGCGGTGCTGTTCCTGATCGTTGGGATCATTGGCAATTATATTGCTATTCTGTTTGCGGAGTTAAAGGACAGGCCTATTTATATTGTTGGGGAGACGAAGAATTTTTCGGAGTAG
- a CDS encoding nucleotidyltransferase family protein, producing MQAVLLAGGLGTRLRSVVSDRPKPMALIGDKPFMEYVVLELVRHGVDSIIFAVGYKGSMVEEYFKDGSAWGIQVSYAYEEELLGTAGAIKNAGSQIQSDRFLVLNADTFYRIDYSRLMELGKERDLDMALVLREVPDVSRYGQAVLKDGWLTSFNEKTEEKRRGTINGGIYLLRRDLLDEIPEGKVSLEQEMIPKWLSEGKKLGGLVSGGYFIDIGIPEDYYRFAEDVRRGEVNLW from the coding sequence ATGCAGGCAGTTTTACTGGCAGGCGGCCTTGGCACACGGCTCCGTTCCGTGGTGAGCGACAGGCCAAAGCCAATGGCACTGATCGGAGACAAGCCTTTTATGGAATATGTGGTATTGGAGCTGGTCCGCCACGGTGTAGACTCAATCATTTTTGCCGTAGGCTATAAAGGCTCTATGGTGGAAGAATACTTCAAAGACGGGTCCGCATGGGGAATCCAGGTTTCTTATGCATATGAAGAAGAGCTGTTAGGAACCGCAGGAGCCATTAAAAATGCAGGATCCCAAATACAGTCAGACAGATTCCTTGTATTAAATGCGGATACCTTTTACCGGATTGACTACAGCAGGCTTATGGAGCTTGGCAAAGAACGGGACCTGGACATGGCTCTGGTGCTCCGGGAGGTGCCTGATGTATCCCGTTATGGACAGGCTGTTTTAAAAGACGGCTGGCTTACATCCTTTAATGAAAAAACTGAGGAAAAGCGCAGGGGAACCATTAACGGCGGCATTTACTTACTCAGACGTGATCTGCTTGACGAGATTCCTGAAGGAAAGGTATCTCTGGAGCAGGAAATGATTCCAAAGTGGCTTTCAGAGGGAAAAAAGCTGGGCGGTCTTGTAAGCGGCGGGTATTTCATTGATATCGGAATTCCAGAAGATTATTACCGGTTTGCAGAAGATGTGAGGAGAGGAGAAGTGAACTTATGGTAA
- a CDS encoding HAD family hydrolase yields the protein MDRIIFLDRDGTINEEVEYLHRPEDLVILPGVPEALRRLKEQGFKLVVVTNQAGVARGYYGEEDVKALHEYLNRLLSKEGAPIDRFYYCPHHPVHGIGKYRMECHCRKPETGMFEMAETSFQVDKSHSYMIGDKLLDTEAGRRYGVGTVLVGTGYGKELYGNLTQSEKKNSFDFYAPAMKEAADWILNREGV from the coding sequence ATGGACAGGATCATATTTTTAGACCGGGACGGAACCATCAACGAAGAAGTGGAATACTTGCACCGGCCTGAGGATCTGGTGATTCTTCCAGGGGTGCCGGAAGCCTTAAGGCGGCTTAAGGAGCAGGGATTTAAGCTTGTGGTGGTAACCAACCAGGCCGGAGTGGCAAGAGGATATTATGGGGAAGAGGATGTGAAAGCTCTCCATGAATATTTAAACCGCCTCCTTTCAAAAGAAGGAGCCCCAATAGACCGATTTTATTACTGCCCCCACCATCCCGTTCATGGGATCGGAAAATACCGGATGGAATGTCACTGCCGGAAACCGGAAACCGGAATGTTTGAAATGGCGGAGACAAGCTTTCAGGTGGACAAGTCCCATTCTTATATGATCGGCGATAAGCTTCTGGATACGGAAGCCGGAAGAAGATACGGAGTGGGCACAGTTTTGGTAGGAACCGGATATGGAAAAGAATTATACGGCAATTTGACCCAGTCAGAGAAAAAGAATTCTTTTGACTTCTATGCCCCTGCTATGAAAGAAGCTGCGGACTGGATACTGAACAGAGAAGGAGTGTGA
- a CDS encoding glycosyltransferase → MKKINFVKYNKTRRDAFQIRTSLVEENGCPFVEKSALRPEGVAHIKSLEEKYKSLASQSQGLKVTGVSISPDEKTARFDFLKGQTLSELLGREISNGKIPVSQMEDALSLILGVKENCIIPFTIMAEFEEVFGKLAEADEIIKKDWAFKTSNIDCLFENIMMTEDGPYLLDYEWVFSFPVPVTFIKFRVLYYFYQQYKSLLSYDSMETFMEEFGVEADRIPTYAEMERCFQEYVHGENQQIYLVNYMQETHALPEDMYDLSQVIDETKERLSQMEMEIREKDVLITRQQEEKRLTDNHVTNQEMIIQTLRTDCDDMREMISWLRGHEALTFRARRKLGRIFNQRFPKGTRKRKLLFYAKDTVFHPLKSFRLYTTEEGRNLIEGDMKIGDAYRTHGKLRFIKEGHPMVSIIIPVYNQIHYTYACLASILEHTRDVVYEVIIADDVSTDATAELSKFTENVVICRNETNQGFLRNCNQAAKAARGKYVMFLNNDTQVTEGWLSSLVNLIESDPTIGMVGSKLVYPDGRLQEAGGIIFRDGSGWNYGRLDDPDKAEYNYVKDVDYISGAAILLSNDLWKRIGGFDDRFAPAYCEDSDLAFEVRKAGLRVVYQPLSKVIHFEGVSNGTDVNGSGLKRYQVENGLKLREKWAAEFKLQSENNGNPDVFRARERSQGKDIILVVDHYVPTYDRDAGSKTTFQYLKMFLEKGYVVKFLGDNFLHEEPYSTALQQMGIEILYGREYQVKIWDWLKEHGNDIKVAYLNRPHIATKYVDFIKDKTNIKMIYYGHDLHFLREGREYELTGDPKKRESSEYWKSVELRLMRKAAVSYYPSYVEREAIHEIEPSIHVKAIVAYVYEKFLNHIPDDFEKREGLLFVGGFAHPPNADAVLWFAQEIFPLIRKQLSVNFYIVGSRVTDEIKALEQPGSGIIVKGFVSEEELASLYLNCRVVVVPLRYGAGVKGKVIEALYNGAPVVTTSIGAEGIPEAEKVMVVRDEPAAFAGEVVSLYQDTGRCKQMCLETQNYIRKYHSIEAAWNVIGEDF, encoded by the coding sequence ATGAAAAAAATTAACTTTGTGAAATACAACAAGACCCGCAGGGATGCGTTCCAGATCCGCACCAGTCTGGTGGAAGAGAACGGCTGTCCTTTTGTAGAAAAGTCAGCCTTAAGGCCTGAGGGTGTTGCGCATATAAAATCCCTTGAGGAAAAATATAAAAGCCTTGCTTCCCAAAGCCAGGGGCTTAAGGTCACCGGGGTTTCCATAAGTCCGGATGAAAAGACTGCCCGTTTTGATTTCCTTAAGGGACAGACCCTTTCCGAGCTATTGGGAAGGGAGATCAGTAATGGGAAGATTCCCGTATCCCAAATGGAAGACGCACTTTCCCTGATCCTTGGCGTGAAAGAAAACTGCATCATTCCCTTTACCATTATGGCTGAATTTGAAGAGGTGTTCGGTAAGCTTGCTGAGGCAGATGAAATCATAAAAAAAGACTGGGCGTTTAAAACCTCCAACATTGACTGTCTTTTTGAGAACATCATGATGACTGAGGATGGTCCTTATCTCCTGGACTATGAATGGGTATTTTCCTTCCCGGTTCCGGTCACTTTTATAAAATTCAGGGTTCTTTATTACTTTTACCAGCAATATAAAAGCCTTTTATCCTATGATTCCATGGAAACCTTTATGGAAGAATTCGGTGTTGAGGCAGACCGAATCCCAACATATGCTGAGATGGAACGCTGCTTCCAGGAATATGTCCATGGAGAGAACCAGCAGATCTATCTGGTCAATTACATGCAGGAAACCCATGCCTTGCCTGAGGATATGTATGATTTGTCCCAGGTGATCGATGAGACAAAGGAACGCCTTTCCCAGATGGAAATGGAGATACGGGAAAAGGATGTGCTCATCACCAGGCAGCAGGAGGAGAAGCGCTTGACCGACAATCATGTGACCAACCAGGAAATGATCATTCAGACGCTCCGGACGGATTGTGATGATATGAGGGAAATGATCTCCTGGCTTCGGGGACATGAGGCATTGACCTTCCGCGCCAGAAGAAAGCTGGGAAGAATCTTTAACCAAAGGTTCCCCAAGGGGACCAGAAAGCGGAAGCTGCTGTTCTACGCCAAGGATACGGTATTTCATCCGCTTAAATCCTTCCGCCTCTATACAACAGAGGAAGGAAGGAACCTGATCGAAGGGGATATGAAGATTGGAGATGCCTACCGGACTCATGGAAAGCTCCGTTTTATAAAAGAGGGCCATCCCATGGTATCCATCATAATCCCGGTCTACAATCAGATCCATTATACCTATGCCTGTCTTGCGTCTATTTTGGAGCATACCAGGGACGTGGTGTATGAGGTCATTATAGCGGACGATGTTTCTACGGATGCAACGGCCGAGCTTTCAAAATTCACGGAAAACGTGGTCATATGCCGCAATGAGACCAACCAGGGTTTTTTGCGGAACTGCAACCAGGCAGCCAAAGCTGCCAGAGGAAAATATGTCATGTTCTTAAACAATGACACCCAGGTAACAGAAGGGTGGCTGAGCAGCCTGGTAAACTTAATCGAATCAGACCCAACCATCGGCATGGTGGGATCCAAGCTGGTTTATCCTGACGGACGCCTGCAGGAAGCAGGAGGAATCATATTCCGTGACGGTTCCGGCTGGAATTACGGACGTCTTGACGATCCGGATAAGGCGGAATACAACTATGTAAAAGATGTGGACTATATATCCGGTGCTGCTATCCTTCTTTCCAATGACTTATGGAAACGGATCGGCGGATTTGATGACCGTTTTGCCCCAGCCTACTGTGAGGACTCTGACCTTGCCTTTGAGGTACGCAAGGCGGGCCTTCGGGTGGTTTACCAGCCTCTATCCAAGGTCATTCATTTTGAGGGCGTTTCCAACGGAACGGATGTCAACGGCTCAGGCCTTAAACGGTATCAGGTGGAAAATGGCCTTAAGTTAAGGGAAAAGTGGGCGGCTGAATTTAAGCTGCAGAGTGAAAACAACGGAAATCCCGACGTATTCCGGGCCAGGGAGAGAAGCCAGGGCAAGGATATTATTCTGGTAGTGGACCACTATGTTCCCACCTATGACCGGGATGCAGGCTCAAAGACCACCTTCCAGTATTTGAAGATGTTCCTGGAAAAGGGCTATGTGGTAAAATTTCTGGGAGATAATTTCCTTCATGAAGAACCCTATTCCACCGCGTTACAGCAGATGGGAATTGAGATCCTTTACGGCAGGGAATACCAGGTAAAGATATGGGACTGGTTAAAAGAGCATGGAAATGATATTAAGGTAGCTTATTTGAACCGTCCTCATATAGCAACCAAGTATGTGGATTTTATCAAGGATAAAACAAACATTAAGATGATTTATTATGGGCATGATCTGCATTTCTTAAGGGAAGGCAGAGAGTATGAGCTGACCGGGGATCCTAAGAAGAGGGAGTCCTCTGAGTATTGGAAATCCGTGGAGCTTCGCCTTATGAGAAAGGCTGCGGTATCCTATTATCCCTCCTATGTGGAACGGGAGGCCATTCATGAGATAGAGCCTTCTATCCATGTGAAAGCCATTGTAGCCTATGTTTACGAAAAGTTCTTAAACCATATTCCCGATGACTTTGAGAAGAGGGAAGGACTCTTGTTTGTTGGAGGATTTGCCCATCCGCCTAACGCAGATGCAGTTTTGTGGTTTGCACAGGAAATATTCCCTTTAATCAGGAAACAGCTTTCTGTCAATTTCTACATCGTGGGCTCCAGGGTAACAGATGAGATTAAGGCTCTGGAGCAGCCGGGCAGCGGAATCATTGTAAAGGGATTTGTATCAGAAGAAGAACTGGCAAGTCTTTATTTAAACTGCCGGGTTGTGGTGGTGCCTCTGCGTTACGGTGCCGGTGTAAAGGGAAAAGTCATCGAAGCCTTATATAACGGTGCTCCGGTCGTTACCACATCCATCGGTGCAGAGGGAATCCCTGAGGCAGAGAAGGTCATGGTGGTGAGAGATGAGCCGGCAGCCTTTGCCGGAGAGGTGGTTTCCCTGTATCAGGATACTGGGCGGTGTAAGCAGATGTGTCTGGAAACCCAGAATTATATACGCAAATACCACAGCATAGAAGCAGCCTGGAATGTAATAGGAGAAGATTTTTAA
- a CDS encoding acyltransferase family protein yields the protein MEEKKRDRLLFWDILKGIGIVSIVFGHSQNLGIAIRTVYYYHLAIFFFISGYLYNEERYGDAPFDFFARRLKNMWVPYFCYGGLFVLLHNLFSKYLLFLSDSYGKKETILAMTNTLFLRCPEVPSGAMWFVPLMLAAGTGFSVILWFCRNYLPAAFRPWAAAVFCIGAGLFGAALIRKEIFLNYHLQTALLVIPVYYGGYAVRTWKISIEKYVTWYGAALCAGLFYYFLLFTEESVELSANQIPGGVNFYIISAAGIYLCCYAAKCLQKVPKAGKAAALLGKYSFDIMALHFLAFKICDRIYAQMILEPAENQGGFPHSYPELHVLYLVLGIVLPVLFAIGGRKVIHGLGGMLRARAGNLQK from the coding sequence ATGGAAGAGAAAAAAAGAGACCGGCTTCTGTTCTGGGATATTTTAAAAGGGATCGGAATCGTCTCCATCGTGTTTGGTCATTCCCAAAATCTGGGGATCGCCATTCGGACGGTGTATTATTACCATCTGGCCATATTCTTTTTCATTTCAGGATACCTGTATAATGAAGAGCGTTACGGGGATGCCCCCTTTGACTTTTTTGCACGGAGGTTAAAGAATATGTGGGTGCCCTATTTCTGCTATGGGGGCCTGTTTGTTTTACTACATAACCTGTTTTCAAAGTATCTTCTTTTTCTGTCCGATTCTTACGGCAAAAAGGAGACGATCCTTGCCATGACAAATACCCTGTTCCTGCGCTGCCCGGAAGTCCCGTCAGGAGCCATGTGGTTCGTGCCTCTTATGCTGGCGGCTGGAACAGGCTTTTCGGTCATCCTCTGGTTCTGCCGGAACTATCTTCCGGCTGCTTTCCGTCCATGGGCAGCAGCGGTTTTCTGTATCGGTGCAGGTCTTTTTGGCGCAGCTCTCATCCGGAAGGAGATATTCCTAAATTACCACCTTCAGACAGCCTTATTGGTGATCCCGGTTTATTACGGCGGATATGCTGTACGGACATGGAAGATCTCCATAGAAAAATATGTGACATGGTATGGTGCAGCTCTGTGTGCAGGACTTTTCTATTATTTCCTGTTGTTTACAGAGGAAAGTGTGGAGTTGTCCGCCAATCAGATACCGGGAGGAGTCAATTTTTATATCATTTCCGCAGCAGGTATTTATCTTTGCTGCTACGCTGCCAAATGCCTGCAGAAGGTTCCAAAGGCAGGGAAGGCTGCGGCCCTGCTTGGAAAATATTCCTTTGATATCATGGCTCTCCATTTCCTGGCGTTTAAGATCTGTGACCGGATCTACGCCCAGATGATACTGGAGCCTGCAGAAAATCAGGGGGGATTTCCTCATTCTTATCCGGAACTTCATGTGCTGTATCTTGTTCTGGGAATTGTCCTTCCGGTCCTTTTTGCAATAGGAGGAAGGAAGGTCATTCATGGCCTGGGCGGCATGCTTCGTGCCCGGGCAGGGAATTTGCAGAAATGA
- a CDS encoding SIS domain-containing protein, whose product MEAMNYLEELIERYPVLACVKPQIRGAYEILVACYENGGKLLIAGNGGSCADAEHIVGELMKGFVKRRAVSEDFAGKLLEADPKLGKELGEKLQGGLPAIALTGHPGLSTAYLNDVDGELTYAQQTYGYGKKGDVLLGISTSGNAKNVMYAVTAAKAIGMKTIGLSGKDGGLLKMAADVTVVVPETETFKIQELHLPVYHALCLMLEERFF is encoded by the coding sequence ATGGAAGCCATGAACTATTTAGAAGAGCTGATAGAACGTTACCCTGTGCTGGCCTGTGTAAAACCTCAAATCAGGGGAGCTTACGAGATTCTTGTAGCCTGCTATGAAAACGGCGGAAAGCTGCTGATCGCCGGAAACGGCGGAAGCTGTGCGGATGCAGAGCATATCGTGGGAGAATTGATGAAGGGCTTTGTAAAACGCCGTGCCGTTTCAGAAGATTTTGCCGGAAAACTTTTAGAGGCAGACCCAAAGCTTGGAAAAGAATTGGGAGAAAAGCTTCAGGGTGGTCTTCCGGCCATTGCTTTAACCGGTCATCCAGGCCTTTCTACAGCATATTTAAACGATGTGGACGGGGAACTGACCTACGCGCAGCAGACTTATGGATACGGAAAGAAGGGGGATGTGCTTTTAGGAATATCCACCTCCGGCAATGCGAAAAATGTTATGTATGCCGTAACAGCAGCAAAAGCCATTGGCATGAAAACCATTGGCCTTTCAGGAAAAGACGGAGGCCTTTTAAAGATGGCAGCGGATGTGACTGTGGTGGTTCCGGAAACTGAGACATTTAAAATACAGGAACTCCACCTTCCGGTATACCATGCCCTCTGCCTGATGCTGGAGGAACGGTTCTTTTAA
- a CDS encoding sodium:solute symporter → MGRSQKRGIGVLLFMVFSAAGILYSLNQILNQEVFQWIMNQSEYKTMMAETAELFAAFCLCGFLFPKNRQKLTAAVLITALFLWAHVAFLPVLVSGLYLAYILFFGRFLRVSLWRLPRADGLASDFLTGAVFLLVMFCLMSAVGIGSITHLTVFVIGSGGILLLFGRSCLGDGEGENGIAFSGKEIFLLAFLLSMVCLQAGRLNIAVDYDSLWYGVRSRYILDNGHGIYENLGTIGIVYTYSKGFEVLTLPLTQLPSYSFVTSVNLWLSLGVLFMGYKIGRFYMKREQAVFLAALLSGVPGIMNMAVTAKSDIITLLVQEIMVYYLLCYIKAGRKSWRYLAYGTSAFFLSLTLKPTALVFSTAVFGMGFLYLLGKFMFPKFGAEAGNGGGLAVMAGSLLALGGIWARTLVLTGLPLTSVFSSLLTKIGFHLKYPFMVNSIPNYSAGMSPKEKAVHLANRLHGFFFCPVGEDMDHVILAWGGFLLFFLLLLWIVSCFYGKNVDRGKNCQLSVFLKVIYVPFLVVNLISLGLLTQVDGNYFMLFYVLTTVYVLKAAAEAREKAVWRGGIGAGVWVLMFSVFFTAMTSWNWCLGFTPVSFHHKGYYDHQEAARQDMISKGNGEIWDILASDPEIRLIAIGDHPDVLAFPCNVQSYDDITGVWGNVTLVKKMDYFVEFMDYAKTDYVYVQAGYTGEENRSYTLVRDLIGVGKLIPICYDNGNLLAAVDVNGDYSENSVQALTEFEQCYIKKETNEEQ, encoded by the coding sequence ATGGGCCGATCACAGAAACGTGGGATTGGGGTCCTGCTGTTTATGGTTTTTTCAGCGGCAGGAATCCTGTATTCCTTGAATCAGATTTTAAACCAGGAAGTTTTTCAGTGGATCATGAACCAGAGTGAATATAAGACCATGATGGCAGAGACGGCGGAGCTGTTTGCTGCCTTCTGTTTGTGTGGATTTTTATTCCCTAAGAACAGGCAGAAGCTTACAGCAGCGGTCCTTATTACGGCCCTCTTTTTGTGGGCGCACGTAGCTTTTCTTCCGGTTCTGGTTTCCGGCCTTTATCTGGCCTATATCCTGTTCTTTGGACGTTTTCTCCGGGTATCCTTATGGAGGTTACCAAGGGCAGATGGGCTGGCTTCCGACTTTCTCACAGGCGCGGTCTTTCTCTTGGTCATGTTTTGCCTTATGTCGGCTGTTGGCATTGGCTCCATCACTCACCTGACCGTATTTGTCATTGGCAGCGGCGGAATCCTGCTTCTTTTCGGAAGGTCCTGTCTGGGCGATGGAGAGGGAGAGAATGGTATAGCTTTCAGTGGCAAAGAGATTTTTTTACTGGCATTTCTCCTGTCAATGGTATGCCTTCAGGCTGGGCGGTTAAATATTGCCGTGGATTATGACAGCCTGTGGTATGGAGTCAGATCCCGGTATATTCTGGACAATGGCCATGGAATTTATGAAAATCTGGGAACCATTGGGATCGTTTACACCTATTCCAAAGGCTTTGAGGTCTTGACCCTGCCTCTGACCCAGCTTCCTTCCTACAGCTTTGTAACTTCAGTCAATTTATGGCTGTCTTTGGGAGTTCTTTTTATGGGCTACAAAATCGGCCGTTTTTATATGAAACGGGAGCAGGCGGTCTTTTTAGCGGCCCTGCTGTCAGGAGTTCCAGGCATCATGAATATGGCGGTCACAGCCAAAAGCGATATCATCACACTGCTTGTCCAGGAGATCATGGTGTATTATCTGCTGTGTTATATAAAAGCAGGGCGAAAGTCCTGGCGTTACCTTGCATATGGGACGTCGGCCTTTTTTCTCAGCCTGACCTTAAAACCAACGGCCCTGGTCTTTTCCACTGCTGTTTTTGGAATGGGATTTTTGTATCTGTTAGGAAAGTTCATGTTTCCCAAGTTCGGAGCGGAGGCGGGTAATGGCGGTGGTCTGGCAGTTATGGCAGGCTCGCTTCTGGCCTTAGGGGGAATCTGGGCAAGAACTTTGGTATTAACAGGACTTCCTCTTACCTCAGTGTTCTCCTCCTTGCTTACAAAGATAGGATTTCACTTGAAGTACCCGTTCATGGTCAACAGCATACCTAATTACAGCGCCGGAATGTCCCCAAAGGAAAAAGCAGTGCACTTAGCAAACCGGCTTCATGGGTTTTTCTTTTGTCCTGTGGGAGAGGATATGGATCATGTGATTCTTGCCTGGGGTGGATTTCTGCTGTTTTTTCTTCTCTTATTGTGGATTGTAAGCTGTTTTTACGGCAAGAATGTGGATAGAGGAAAGAATTGTCAGCTGTCTGTTTTCCTAAAGGTCATCTATGTGCCGTTTTTAGTGGTCAATCTTATCAGCTTAGGTCTGCTGACCCAGGTTGACGGGAACTATTTTATGCTTTTTTATGTACTTACAACGGTCTATGTCCTGAAGGCTGCAGCGGAGGCCAGGGAAAAGGCTGTGTGGCGGGGAGGCATAGGAGCCGGAGTCTGGGTGCTTATGTTTTCCGTATTTTTTACGGCCATGACCAGCTGGAATTGGTGCCTTGGCTTTACACCTGTGTCATTTCATCATAAAGGCTACTATGACCATCAGGAGGCCGCCAGGCAGGATATGATATCAAAGGGAAACGGTGAGATATGGGATATTCTTGCCTCCGACCCGGAAATCCGGCTCATTGCCATTGGAGACCATCCGGATGTGCTGGCATTTCCATGCAACGTCCAATCTTATGACGACATTACAGGGGTATGGGGAAATGTGACCCTGGTAAAGAAAATGGATTATTTTGTGGAATTCATGGATTATGCAAAAACAGATTATGTCTATGTTCAGGCCGGCTATACTGGAGAAGAGAACCGTTCCTACACCCTGGTCAGGGATTTGATCGGAGTGGGAAAGCTGATCCCCATATGCTATGACAACGGAAACCTTTTGGCTGCGGTGGATGTGAACGGGGATTACAGCGAAAATTCGGTTCAGGCATTGACAGAGTTTGAACAATGTTATATAAAAAAGGAAACAAATGAAGAGCAATAG
- a CDS encoding GHMP kinase: MVIRGRAPLRVSFGGGGTDVVPFCVEQGGAIIGSTINKYAYCSIVPREDDQIIVHSLDFDMTVKYNTKENYVYDGRLDLVTAALKAMNIKQGCEVYLQCDAPPGSGLGTSSTVMVALLTAMAKWKGVEMDSYAMADLAYQVEREDLKIDGGYQDQYAAAFGGFNFIEFHGRNNVVVNPLRIKKEIIHELQYNLLLCYTGNIHVSANIIKDQVKNYEKKDPFDAMCEVKALAYAMKDELLKGNLYSFGKLLDYGWKSKKRMSSKISTPHIDELYEEALKAGALGGKLLGAGGGGFLLVYCPYNVRHKVAARMEAAGGQLTDWNFELRGAQAWITDEKRWDYQEVRVTIPGGEYHFNV, from the coding sequence ATGGTAATCAGAGGACGTGCTCCCCTGCGGGTGAGCTTTGGCGGAGGTGGAACCGATGTAGTTCCCTTCTGTGTGGAGCAGGGAGGAGCCATCATCGGCAGCACCATCAATAAGTACGCATATTGCTCCATCGTACCAAGAGAGGATGACCAGATCATCGTACATTCCCTGGACTTTGATATGACGGTCAAGTACAATACAAAAGAAAACTATGTATATGACGGACGCCTGGATCTGGTAACAGCAGCATTAAAGGCAATGAATATCAAGCAGGGCTGTGAGGTGTACTTACAGTGCGATGCCCCTCCAGGATCAGGCCTTGGCACTTCCTCCACCGTTATGGTGGCCTTATTAACGGCAATGGCTAAATGGAAAGGCGTGGAAATGGACAGCTATGCCATGGCAGACTTAGCCTATCAGGTGGAGAGAGAGGACTTGAAGATCGACGGCGGATATCAGGACCAGTATGCCGCTGCCTTCGGAGGCTTTAACTTCATTGAATTCCACGGCCGAAACAATGTGGTTGTCAACCCTCTCCGCATAAAAAAAGAAATCATACATGAGCTTCAATACAATCTGCTCCTTTGCTATACAGGAAACATCCATGTATCCGCCAACATCATAAAGGATCAGGTAAAGAACTATGAAAAAAAGGATCCCTTTGATGCGATGTGCGAGGTAAAAGCACTTGCTTACGCCATGAAGGATGAGCTGTTAAAAGGAAATCTCTACAGCTTTGGAAAGCTTCTGGATTACGGCTGGAAGAGTAAGAAGCGCATGAGCAGCAAGATCTCCACTCCTCATATTGACGAACTTTATGAGGAAGCGTTAAAGGCAGGGGCTCTGGGAGGAAAGCTTTTAGGAGCCGGCGGAGGCGGATTCCTTCTGGTGTACTGCCCTTATAATGTACGCCATAAAGTGGCCGCGCGCATGGAGGCAGCCGGAGGACAGCTTACGGACTGGAACTTTGAACTTCGCGGCGCCCAGGCGTGGATCACTGACGAAAAACGTTGGGATTACCAGGAGGTAAGGGTAACCATACCAGGAGGCGAATATCATTTTAACGTGTAG